One genomic window of Quercus robur chromosome 6, dhQueRobu3.1, whole genome shotgun sequence includes the following:
- the LOC126688962 gene encoding major allergen Pru ar 1-like isoform X1, giving the protein MGVFTYETETSSAIPPAKLFKAFVLDADNLIPKVAPHAIKSAEIIEGNGGPGTIKKITFGEGSQFKYVKHRIDGVDHANFTYGYSVIEGDALSEVLEKISYEIKIVASPDGGSVLKSTSKYHTKGEHEIKEEEVKAGKEKAAGLFKAIEAYLLAHPDAYN; this is encoded by the exons ATGGGTGTTTTCACATACGAGACTGAGACCAGCTCTGCTATCCCACCAGCCAAGCTATTCAAGGCTTTTGTCCTTGATGCTGATAATCTCATCCCAAAGGTTGCACCTCATGCCATTAAGAGTGCTGAAATCATTGAAGGAAATGGAGGCCCCGGTACCATCAAGAAGATAACCTTTGGCGAAG GCAGTCAATTCAAATATGTGAAGCATAGAATTGATGGGGTTGACCACGCAAATTTCACATATGGTTACAGTGTGATTGAGGGAGATGCTTTGAGTGAAGTACTCGAGAAAATCTCATACGAGATCAAGATTGTGGCAAGCCCTGATGGAGGATCCGTCTTGAAGAGCACCAGCAAATACCACACAAAGGGTGAGCATGAGATCAAGGAAGAGGAAGTTAAGGCTGGAAAAGAAAAGGCTGCAGGACTTTTCAAGGCTATTGAGGCCTACCTCTTGGCACACCCTGATGCCTACAACTAA
- the LOC126690247 gene encoding major allergen Pru ar 1-like: protein LLSYLSLRPTFTYETETTSIIAPAKLFKAFVLDGDNLIPKVAPHAIKSAEIIEGNGGPGTIKKITFGEGSQFKYVKHRIDEIDHVNFTCCYSVIEGDALSEVLEKISYEIKIVASPDGGSILKSTSKYHTKGEHEIKEEQVKAGKEKAAGLFKAIESYLSAHPDAYN, encoded by the exons TTACTTTCATACTTATCTCTAAGGCCAACTTTCACTTATGAAACTGAGACCACCTCAATCATTGCACCCGCTAAACTATTCAAGGCTTTTGTTCTCGATGGTGACAACCTCATCCCAAAGGTTGCACCTCATGCCATTAAGAGTGCTGAAATCATTGAAGGGAATGGAGGTCCCGGAACCATAAAGAAGATCACCTTTGGTGAAG GTAGCCAATTCAAGTATGTGAAGCACAGAATTGATGAGATTGACCATGTAAATTTCACATGCTGCTACAGCGTGATTGAGGGTGATGCTTTGAGTGAAGTACTAGAGAAAATCTCATATGAGATCAAAATTGTGGCAAGCCCTGATGGAGGATCCATCTTGAAGAGCACCAGCAAGTACCACACAAAGGGTGAGCACGAGATCAAGGAAGAGCAAGTTAAGGCTGGCAAAGAAAAGGCTGCGGGACTTTTCAAGGCTATTGAGAGCTACCTCTCAGCACATCCTGATGCCTACAACTAA
- the LOC126688964 gene encoding major allergen Pru ar 1-like encodes MGVFTYETETTSIIAPAKLFKAFVLDGDNLVPKVAPHAIKSAEIVEGNGGPGTIKKITFGEGSQFKYVKHRIDEIDHVNFTYCYSVIEGDALSEVLEKISYEIKIVASPDGGSILKSTSKYHTKGEHEIKEEQVKAGKEKAAGLFKAIESYLLAHPDAYN; translated from the exons ATGGGTGTTTTCACTTATGAAACTGAGACCACCTCAATCATTGCACCCGCTAAACTATTCAAGGCTTTTGTCCTTGATGGTGACAACCTCGTCCCAAAGGTTGCACCTCATGCCATTAAGAGTGCTGAAATCGTTGAAGGAAATGGAGGTCCAGGAACCATCAAGAAGATCACCTTTGGAGAAG GCAGCCAATTCAAGTATGTGAAGCACAGAATTGATGAGATTGACCACGTAAACTTCACATACTGCTACAGCGTGATTGAGGGTGATGCTTTGAGTGAAGTACTCGAGAAAATCTCATATGAGATCAAAATTGTGGCAAGCCCTGATGGAGGATCCATCTTGAAGAGCACCAGCAAGTACCACACAAAGGGTGAGCATGAGATCAAGGAAGAGCAAGTTAAGGCAGGCAAAGAGAAGGCTGCGGGACTTTTCAAGGCTATTGAGAGCTACCTCTTAGCACATCCTGATGCCTACAACTAA